A region of the Drosophila subobscura isolate 14011-0131.10 chromosome J, UCBerk_Dsub_1.0, whole genome shotgun sequence genome:
GGTGCTGGGTGGGGGCGGGAACAGGGCAAGTGGGACAGGGATTTGTGTGTAgcatgcaattaattttgttgcccGAACTTCAAAGGAGTTGCAGCGACAACGATGATGACAACACTTTCAGGCTCCCTGATTGCCTGCTGGCTCCTGATCAATGAGGGCTCTTTGATGCAGTGACTCCCCCATTGGCTTTCCccttgggtttttggttttctgacAGCAGTGCTAATGGAGGAGTGTCCCCCCAATTCCCTAACCAATTCCCATACCAATCCCGGCCAAAAACCAATTCCAACTCTTTCTGTTTCGTTCCCAAAGTAGCTGTAACGTGAGACCCTTGGAATGTCACTAATTCTTGCCATCTTTCCTTCTTCTCTTCCCGCACGCCTCTTCCCTGTTGTTCCCGCCTGTGGTTGACTGTGGACGCCGCCTGTCAATGCGAAAAGACTTCACTTGCCTCcgccgctgcgctgctgctcttcttgcGGTTGACATTCGCGACGAGGCCTGTCATGCCTATGGCCTCTCTCCACTGCTGGATATCAACTCCGTTCATCTGTCGCCGCCGCTTCACCCAAGCCCATTCCGATTctgattcccattcccagccaACTCAGAGGCACACAGCCTCCAGGGCCCTGTGACAAGTGTGGCTTTGATGGACGACCGATTCGGACTTTCCGGTTGATAAGATTGACAATGAAATGGAGTCAGTGGGAATGGGTTGGCCAGTTTTTGAGGGATATTCTCATAGTGTGTATGAAACAGATCAAATAAGTTATCAAAAGGGAAACCATACGAATTTTACACTGTGCGAAAGATCACAATAATTATTcgttttattaaattatttaggTGGAAACTTATATTtgataattacatacatatgtgtacatacatacatacatatttacatatgtatttacatatatatcaGGGTGgacttttttaattaatttatttgtagaaACCTaattttgggaatttttcTCTCCATTTCAGTCTCAAGTTCCTTCTCtttgaaacattttcctcACAAGAAAACTTTTCTAACTTCTAATTTAATTAccccaaaaaatgtataattttcaCATTCTTTGTGGCtaaaatctctctctgtctctcttaaATCTCAGCTTTGGCCTTAAGGCCTTGAGTAGTCGCtaatcaaagcaaacacacacactcagagacGAAGACCACAACTTGCTTGGGGTGCCGCGGAGACAACGACAAAGATTGCGGTTGGCTTTGGGCCGCAGCTTCTCGACTTGGTTTACGCTCTGGGAATGTTTACCGCGCGTCATGTGGCATGTCACTTGTGGCTTACGGGAGTGTACACTGTACATATCAAATATCCAATGAGTAACCAAAAATATGCgcataaaaaaaggaagcgAACCCAAAGCGAGTGCATCAGGCACAATCCACCCCTCGGATCTCTCTTTGGAACCCCTCGAACCCACGGCATATGTGCATAATTACACTTTTATTAACAGTCAGTGGCAGCCAGGAGAAGCCAACTGAAAATGTGCCACCCACAAGTCAGCCTCcgcccacatgccacacattcGCACTCTCCGCTGGCtccgttttccgttttcctttttcgcttttctcttTGTCTACGTGCCTGGACTGTTGAATGCAAACAGGTGCCACTGAGCCCCCTGACTCGAGCTGGgggctgtctctgctgctgccactgctgcaacaactgTCGTGGCATGGCATCCTTTTGCCTCCTGACTGCCtaactgcctgcctgcctgcatccGCGGCACATCCTCAGAGACACTTGAGCCGCACTCGGCTTAAATGAAGTGCACACGCCGCCATGCACATCAAAGCGGGCCGACATTAGCCGCAGCAAAGTCAACTAATTAGACACGCCCCCTTGCCCCTGCCTCCATTTGAAACCATAATTAACGTTAACTGTtctttctcgttctctctctcccacttgcTCGCTGCCTCCATCTAGATTAGaatgccattaaaatattttagttttatttctttcGAATCTGAAGAACTGTTTAAATAGAGATGTGcattaaatgcattaattttATATCACACTTAAGCCAGAGATCCATGCGGTTTTGAGGGGAAATGTCGATGCATTATATACCCTGGACGAGGCCATCTCTTCTTTTATAAGTGCTTGCGTTTTTCATTAAAACATCTTTAAAACAGAAATTACAAGTTAAAGctgtaatttaaattttttaatttaaaaaaaaattccatACAAGGGGCTAAAAattcccacagccacacattaTCCGTATAAGTTTACCATATcttactgagtaccgggtggAAAAGTCGTGACGTgcaaaaagcgtctcacacgtcccttctggtttttgtttttacccATCCCTGAAAGTAAAACGTTTCGCACAAACTGCGATTATCTCATATTttattcaacaatttattttgctcttcTTAATTTTACGTATGCCAAAGCaactaaccaaaaacaataagtCTAAAATTAGTAAATGTACTAAAAGTGTTCTAAAAATTCTGCTGCAAGCATAAATTTGCCATCAAAAAAAGGACCCATTTAAGCTCAGAGACTAATTCTGTTTTAAGACATTTAGACATATTTGTTCATCCAATATTTAGTAGTATACAACTTgagctgcttttttttttgcagtttaaCTGCAAATTGTGAATACATCTTGTTCAGCGTTTGTTTTGTCATCAAAAGGttttacataaattatgtaATGTAAATATTGCTCAGTCTTCAAATCGAAGTTTTAATGGGAGGAGGGAGAAGGTATTGTGACAAATAGGGTTTATAATATCATAAGCATAAAATCAGTTTTGTgtaagaaatacaaataaaatatacacaaatatgttTTTTGGGGCTCTAACTCGcacaaaaaagtatttttaaaacTATTTACAACTTAGacgtttaaaaataaaccaaactcCACACGAAtattaacaataacaacaacacatTAACAACTAACCCTAAACGGTTGACTAATATGCATTGTTTAAGATATCTGAAGTTTGCGTTGTGAGTTGTTCTGCTATGAAAACCTTCGTTCTGTGTTCTCCTCTTGTGATGCTTTGTTTGAGTATATCTGTCGCTgcggtcgctgctgctggtgttgctgttgattAACATACAGCTGCAATGGCGAAGGCACATGCCCCAGCAGTTGAGCCACCGGTGGCGGTGGTGTCATGTCCAACGGTGTGGTCGACGCTGTTGCTTCGGAGCTGAAGCTCGAAGAGCTGGAGCGTGCGGATAGGGATTGTGCCGAGCGCGTGCGTCTCAGTGGCTCGGTGGATGTGGCTGTTGAGAAAGTTCCTGGCTCGCCATAGCTATGAACCCTGCCCACAACTTTGAGTGTGGAACGATGGGTCGGCTGCTGGCACGTCTCGCTGTAGTAGGATTTGCGTAGAATGCACGAAATAACCAGAAATGGCACCGTCAGAATGCCAACAAAGCCAATGGTAATGATCACGAGCACATCCAGGCCCTCCAATCGCCAGTAGTTCAGAGTATTTGCATGGGACTTGAGGAAATCCGCGCCACCCGAGTCCAGAATGAGTTCAATTTGTCCCACGGCCAGAGCGGAAGGAGAGCCACCTCCCATTAGACGTTTCTTTAGTTGGACCAAGCTCTCCGTGTAGCTGGTGTTCAGCGTTAGTTGCCGAATGCCATGCAGCAGGGAATCATAGGCTATGGCATCGTAGTTCACCGTCAGCGAGACTCCATGCAGCTGCAAACGCTTGGCCATCACCTCCTGTTCGGCCAGTATGGGTATGGCCAGAATGGGCGTGTCCCCCATTATGGATTCCCAAACGCTCAACTGGCCGCAGCTGCTGATGAACAGCTTCACCGGAGAGTGCGACAATATGGCCTGCTGTGGCCACCAATTGGCAATCATCACATTCTCCGGCAGCTCCAGATTCGATACAAAATCCTCATTCTCCCACTTGAGCACGAAATGAAACTCCTTGAGGTGACCAAAAACATCCATAAATAAGGCCAACTTTTCGCTGGGCAGCTTTGCTGTCTGCACATCGGCGCCCAGACTCATGTAGATGACACCACCCGCCGCAGCCTCCATAAAGGAAAGCAAATGCTGAAAGGAAACCGAGCAAGAGATTAGGCAAAATGAATTCAGTGCACAGTTTCCTAGCTTACGTTTGGCAATTGGAGTTGCTCCTTGTGTTGCGTCAAGTGCAAGCCACCC
Encoded here:
- the LOC117892932 gene encoding UDP-glucuronosyltransferase, whose amino-acid sequence is MRLLQLLLPLSLLCGAISCANILAVLPSVWKSHYLFGRRLLQELVASPRNHSVTLISPHAVEAGGMDGDVELPNIREIRIEGLKENWVGMGMSFEPEQMRAQSVMERFTRLIYAGTTNVDLLLSDQQVRKLMTSGEKFDLLIVDLFLSDALLGLAYYYGIPTVAISPTGANSWLNNMFGNPQSSSLDPSNFLPFTERMSTQQRIVNSLMSTFERLTYNFFHLISQQTVYSKHFELLVQELPQYRDLTKNLSLALINSHPGLSYPRAYLPNMLEVGGLHLTQHKEQLQLPNHLLSFMEAAAGGVIYMSLGADVQTAKLPSEKLALFMDVFGHLKEFHFVLKWENEDFVSNLELPENVMIANWWPQQAILSHSPVKLFISSCGQLSVWESIMGDTPILAIPILAEQEVMAKRLQLHGVSLTVNYDAIAYDSLLHGIRQLTLNTSYTESLVQLKKRLMGGGSPSALAVGQIELILDSGGADFLKSHANTLNYWRLEGLDVLVIITIGFVGILTVPFLVISCILRKSYYSETCQQPTHRSTLKVVGRVHSYGEPGTFSTATSTEPLRRTRSAQSLSARSSSSSFSSEATASTTPLDMTPPPPVAQLLGHVPSPLQLYVNQQQHQQQRPQRQIYSNKASQEENTERRFS